One stretch of Manis pentadactyla isolate mManPen7 chromosome 10, mManPen7.hap1, whole genome shotgun sequence DNA includes these proteins:
- the KRT82 gene encoding keratin, type II cuticular Hb2 isoform X3, which translates to MQCRTFQQGSGSGSRSFSSCSAVLPRMVTHYAVSKGPCWPGGTGGLRALGCLGSRSLCNVGFGRPRVAPRCGPPGFGYRVGAACGPSACITPVTINENLLVPLELEIDPTVQRVKTDEKEQIKCLNNRFASFINKVRFLEQKNKLLETKWNFMQQQRCCQSNIEPIFEAYICTLRRQLDCVAGDRARLESELCGIQDAMEGYKKKYEEELSLRPCTENDFVALKKDVDTAFLMKADLETNVEALVQEIDFLKGLYEEEICLLQSQISETSVIVKMDNSRELDVDSIIAEIKAQYDEIASRSKAEAEAWYQCQYEELRLAAESHCDNLRNRKNEILEMNKRVQRLQQETEAVKAQRCKLEGAIAEAEQQGEAALNDAKCKLAGLEEALQKAKKDMACLLKEYQEVMNSKLGLDIEIATYRRLLEGEEQRLCEGIGPVNILMGGLPSPLGGSGSGTRRRRRSWADSTPRGPALRAANAPPTQGPTTSALSLWACLFPIN; encoded by the exons ATGCAGTGCCGCACCTTCCAGCAGGGCTCCGGAAGCGGCAGTAGGAGCTTCAGCTCATGCTCAGCTGTGCTCCCCCGGATGGTCACCCACTATGCGGTGAGCAAGGGGCCATGCTGGCCCGGAGGCACTGGGGGCCTCCGGGCCCTGGGCTGCCTTGGCTCACGGAGCCTGTGCAATGTGGGCTTCGGGAGGCCCCGGGTCGCCCCCAGGTGCGGCCCGCCTGGCTTCGGGTACCGAGTGGGGGCTGCCTGTGGGCCTTCTGCCTGTATCACCCCTGTCACCATCAATGAGAACCTGCTGGTCCCACTTGAGCTAGAGATCGACCCAACCGTGCAGAGGGTGAAGACAGACGAAAAGGAGCAGATCAAGTGCCTCAATAACCGCTTTGCCTCCTTCATCAACAAG GTCCGGTTCCTGGAGCAGAAGAACAAGCTTCTGGAGACCAAGTGGAACTTCATGCAGCAGCAGAGGTGCTGCCAGAGCAACATAGAGCCCATCTTCGAGGCCTACATCTGCACCCTGCGGAGGCAGCTGGACTGTGTGGCCGGAGACCGGGCCAGGCTAGAGTCGGAGCTCTGCGGCATCCAGGATGCAATGGAGGGCTACAAGAAAAA GTATGAAGAGGAGCTCTCCCTGCGGCCCTGCACTGAGAATGACTTTGTTGCCTTGAAGAAG GATGTGGACACGGCCTTCCTGATGAAGGCTGACCTGGAGACTAACGTGGAGGCTCTGGTCCAGGAGATCGACTTCCTGAAAGGCCTGTATGAGGAG gagatCTGCCTGCTCCAGTCTCAGATCTCAGAGACCTCGGTCATTGTGAAGATGGACAACAGCCGGGAGCTGGACGTGGACAGCATCATTGCCGAGATCAAGGCCCAGTACGACGAAATTGCGAGCCGCAGCAAAGCCGAGGCAGAGGCCTGGtaccagtgccag TACGAGGAGCTGCGGCTGGCAGCCGAGAGCCACTGTGACAACCTCCGTAACCGCAAGAACGAGATCCTGGAAATGAACAAGCGGGTCCAGCGGCTGCAACAAGAAACTGAGGCTGTAAAAGCCCAG CGCTGTAAACTCGAGGGTGCCATAGCTGAGGCTGAGCAGCAGGGTGAGGCCGCCCTCAATGATGCCAAGTGCAAGCTGGCGGGGCTGGAAGAGGCCCTGCAGAAGGCCAAGAAGGACATGGCCTGCCTGCTCAAAGAGTACCAGGAGGTGATGAACTCCAAGCTGGGCCTGGACATCGAGATCGCCACCTACAGGCGCCTGCTGGAGGGCGAGGAGCAGAG gCTGTGTGAAGGCATTGGGCCCGTGAATATCT TGATGGGGGGGCTGCCCAGCCCACTTGGAGGCTCTGGCTCAGGGACAAgacggaggaggaggagctgggctGACTCCACCCCCAGAGGCCCCGCCCTTCGTGCTGCCAACGCCCCGCCCACCCAGGGACCAACCACCTCTGCCCTGAGCCTCTGGGCTTGTCTGTTCCCAATAAACTGA
- the KRT82 gene encoding keratin, type II cuticular Hb2 isoform X1 gives MQCRTFQQGSGSGSRSFSSCSAVLPRMVTHYAVSKGPCWPGGTGGLRALGCLGSRSLCNVGFGRPRVAPRCGPPGFGYRVGAACGPSACITPVTINENLLVPLELEIDPTVQRVKTDEKEQIKCLNNRFASFINKVRFLEQKNKLLETKWNFMQQQRCCQSNIEPIFEAYICTLRRQLDCVAGDRARLESELCGIQDAMEGYKKKYEEELSLRPCTENDFVALKKDVDTAFLMKADLETNVEALVQEIDFLKGLYEEEICLLQSQISETSVIVKMDNSRELDVDSIIAEIKAQYDEIASRSKAEAEAWYQCQYEELRLAAESHCDNLRNRKNEILEMNKRVQRLQQETEAVKAQRCKLEGAIAEAEQQGEAALNDAKCKLAGLEEALQKAKKDMACLLKEYQEVMNSKLGLDIEIATYRRLLEGEEQRLCEGIGPVNISVSSSKGTVLYEPCVVSTPVLRTEYRPGSTSVLQSSAGRSFVGTMMGGLPSPLGGSGSGTRRRRRSWADSTPRGPALRAANAPPTQGPTTSALSLWACLFPIN, from the exons ATGCAGTGCCGCACCTTCCAGCAGGGCTCCGGAAGCGGCAGTAGGAGCTTCAGCTCATGCTCAGCTGTGCTCCCCCGGATGGTCACCCACTATGCGGTGAGCAAGGGGCCATGCTGGCCCGGAGGCACTGGGGGCCTCCGGGCCCTGGGCTGCCTTGGCTCACGGAGCCTGTGCAATGTGGGCTTCGGGAGGCCCCGGGTCGCCCCCAGGTGCGGCCCGCCTGGCTTCGGGTACCGAGTGGGGGCTGCCTGTGGGCCTTCTGCCTGTATCACCCCTGTCACCATCAATGAGAACCTGCTGGTCCCACTTGAGCTAGAGATCGACCCAACCGTGCAGAGGGTGAAGACAGACGAAAAGGAGCAGATCAAGTGCCTCAATAACCGCTTTGCCTCCTTCATCAACAAG GTCCGGTTCCTGGAGCAGAAGAACAAGCTTCTGGAGACCAAGTGGAACTTCATGCAGCAGCAGAGGTGCTGCCAGAGCAACATAGAGCCCATCTTCGAGGCCTACATCTGCACCCTGCGGAGGCAGCTGGACTGTGTGGCCGGAGACCGGGCCAGGCTAGAGTCGGAGCTCTGCGGCATCCAGGATGCAATGGAGGGCTACAAGAAAAA GTATGAAGAGGAGCTCTCCCTGCGGCCCTGCACTGAGAATGACTTTGTTGCCTTGAAGAAG GATGTGGACACGGCCTTCCTGATGAAGGCTGACCTGGAGACTAACGTGGAGGCTCTGGTCCAGGAGATCGACTTCCTGAAAGGCCTGTATGAGGAG gagatCTGCCTGCTCCAGTCTCAGATCTCAGAGACCTCGGTCATTGTGAAGATGGACAACAGCCGGGAGCTGGACGTGGACAGCATCATTGCCGAGATCAAGGCCCAGTACGACGAAATTGCGAGCCGCAGCAAAGCCGAGGCAGAGGCCTGGtaccagtgccag TACGAGGAGCTGCGGCTGGCAGCCGAGAGCCACTGTGACAACCTCCGTAACCGCAAGAACGAGATCCTGGAAATGAACAAGCGGGTCCAGCGGCTGCAACAAGAAACTGAGGCTGTAAAAGCCCAG CGCTGTAAACTCGAGGGTGCCATAGCTGAGGCTGAGCAGCAGGGTGAGGCCGCCCTCAATGATGCCAAGTGCAAGCTGGCGGGGCTGGAAGAGGCCCTGCAGAAGGCCAAGAAGGACATGGCCTGCCTGCTCAAAGAGTACCAGGAGGTGATGAACTCCAAGCTGGGCCTGGACATCGAGATCGCCACCTACAGGCGCCTGCTGGAGGGCGAGGAGCAGAG gCTGTGTGAAGGCATTGGGCCCGTGAATATCT CTGTGAGCAGCTCGAAAGGCACTGTCCTGTACGAGCCATGTGTGGTCAGCACACCTGTGCTGAGGACCGAGTACCGCCCAGGGAGCACCAGTGTCCTCCAGAGCAGTGCTGGCCGCAGCTTCGTGGGCACCA TGATGGGGGGGCTGCCCAGCCCACTTGGAGGCTCTGGCTCAGGGACAAgacggaggaggaggagctgggctGACTCCACCCCCAGAGGCCCCGCCCTTCGTGCTGCCAACGCCCCGCCCACCCAGGGACCAACCACCTCTGCCCTGAGCCTCTGGGCTTGTCTGTTCCCAATAAACTGA
- the KRT82 gene encoding keratin, type II cuticular Hb2 isoform X2: MQCRTFQQGSGSGSRSFSSCSAVLPRMVTHYAVSKGPCWPGGTGGLRALGCLGSRSLCNVGFGRPRVAPRCGPPGFGYRVGAACGPSACITPVTINENLLVPLELEIDPTVQRVKTDEKEQIKCLNNRFASFINKVRFLEQKNKLLETKWNFMQQQRCCQSNIEPIFEAYICTLRRQLDCVAGDRARLESELCGIQDAMEGYKKKYEEELSLRPCTENDFVALKKDVDTAFLMKADLETNVEALVQEIDFLKGLYEEEICLLQSQISETSVIVKMDNSRELDVDSIIAEIKAQYDEIASRSKAEAEAWYQCQYEELRLAAESHCDNLRNRKNEILEMNKRVQRLQQETEAVKAQRCKLEGAIAEAEQQGEAALNDAKCKLAGLEEALQKAKKDMACLLKEYQEVMNSKLGLDIEIATYRRLLEGEEQRLCEGIGPVNISVSSSKGTVLYEPCVVSTPVLRTEYRPGSTSVLQSSAGRSFVGTSELYIPCEPQGLLGCGSGRSSSMRLGAGGGSSHHKC, translated from the exons ATGCAGTGCCGCACCTTCCAGCAGGGCTCCGGAAGCGGCAGTAGGAGCTTCAGCTCATGCTCAGCTGTGCTCCCCCGGATGGTCACCCACTATGCGGTGAGCAAGGGGCCATGCTGGCCCGGAGGCACTGGGGGCCTCCGGGCCCTGGGCTGCCTTGGCTCACGGAGCCTGTGCAATGTGGGCTTCGGGAGGCCCCGGGTCGCCCCCAGGTGCGGCCCGCCTGGCTTCGGGTACCGAGTGGGGGCTGCCTGTGGGCCTTCTGCCTGTATCACCCCTGTCACCATCAATGAGAACCTGCTGGTCCCACTTGAGCTAGAGATCGACCCAACCGTGCAGAGGGTGAAGACAGACGAAAAGGAGCAGATCAAGTGCCTCAATAACCGCTTTGCCTCCTTCATCAACAAG GTCCGGTTCCTGGAGCAGAAGAACAAGCTTCTGGAGACCAAGTGGAACTTCATGCAGCAGCAGAGGTGCTGCCAGAGCAACATAGAGCCCATCTTCGAGGCCTACATCTGCACCCTGCGGAGGCAGCTGGACTGTGTGGCCGGAGACCGGGCCAGGCTAGAGTCGGAGCTCTGCGGCATCCAGGATGCAATGGAGGGCTACAAGAAAAA GTATGAAGAGGAGCTCTCCCTGCGGCCCTGCACTGAGAATGACTTTGTTGCCTTGAAGAAG GATGTGGACACGGCCTTCCTGATGAAGGCTGACCTGGAGACTAACGTGGAGGCTCTGGTCCAGGAGATCGACTTCCTGAAAGGCCTGTATGAGGAG gagatCTGCCTGCTCCAGTCTCAGATCTCAGAGACCTCGGTCATTGTGAAGATGGACAACAGCCGGGAGCTGGACGTGGACAGCATCATTGCCGAGATCAAGGCCCAGTACGACGAAATTGCGAGCCGCAGCAAAGCCGAGGCAGAGGCCTGGtaccagtgccag TACGAGGAGCTGCGGCTGGCAGCCGAGAGCCACTGTGACAACCTCCGTAACCGCAAGAACGAGATCCTGGAAATGAACAAGCGGGTCCAGCGGCTGCAACAAGAAACTGAGGCTGTAAAAGCCCAG CGCTGTAAACTCGAGGGTGCCATAGCTGAGGCTGAGCAGCAGGGTGAGGCCGCCCTCAATGATGCCAAGTGCAAGCTGGCGGGGCTGGAAGAGGCCCTGCAGAAGGCCAAGAAGGACATGGCCTGCCTGCTCAAAGAGTACCAGGAGGTGATGAACTCCAAGCTGGGCCTGGACATCGAGATCGCCACCTACAGGCGCCTGCTGGAGGGCGAGGAGCAGAG gCTGTGTGAAGGCATTGGGCCCGTGAATATCT CTGTGAGCAGCTCGAAAGGCACTGTCCTGTACGAGCCATGTGTGGTCAGCACACCTGTGCTGAGGACCGAGTACCGCCCAGGGAGCACCAGTGTCCTCCAGAGCAGTGCTGGCCGCAGCTTCGTGGGCACCAGTGAACTCTACATTCCCTGCGAGCCCCAGGGGCTACTGGGCTGTGGGAGTGGGCGGAGCTCCAGCatgaggctgggggctgggggaggctcCTCCCACCACAAGTGTTAG